The following proteins come from a genomic window of Acinonyx jubatus isolate Ajub_Pintada_27869175 chromosome C1, VMU_Ajub_asm_v1.0, whole genome shotgun sequence:
- the GPR55 gene encoding G-protein coupled receptor 55 isoform X2: MSQQLNRSWSCSFSDVDELMKTVQLTVHIPTFLLGLLLNVLAIRGFSTFLKKRWPNYAATSIYMINLAVFDLLLVLSLPFKMAMSNVWAPHPSVCTFVECFYFVSMYGSVFTISFISLDRFLVIRYPFLVSHLRSPRKIFGICCTIWVLVWVGSIPIYSFHGKVEKYTCFHNMSDGTWSPQVFFPLEVFGFLLPLGVMGFCSSRSIHILVCRQGLTEDWVQQKACIWTIAASLAVFVVSFLPVHLGFFLQFLVRNGFIVECRAKQNISFFLQLSMCFSNINCCLDVFCYYFVIKEFRTDIMAHRPSRVQLVRQDTMTSRI, encoded by the coding sequence ATGAGTCAGCAACTAAACAGAAGCTGGAGCTGCTCCTTCAGCGATGTGGATGAGCTGATGAAGACGGTGCAGCTGACGGTCCACATCCCCACcttcctcctgggcctcctcCTCAACGTGCTGGCCATCCGAGGCTTTAGCACGTTCCTGAAGAAGAGGTGGCCAAATTATGCTGCCACTTCCATCTACATGATCAACCTGGCAGTCTTTGACCTGCTGCTGGTGCTGTCCCTTCCGTTCAAGATGGCGATGTCCAACGTATGGGCTCCCCATCCTTCCGTTTGTACCTTCGTGGAGTGCTTCTACTTCGTTAGCATGTACGGGAGTGTCTTCACTATCTCCTTCATTAGTCTGGATAGATTCTTGGTCATCCGGTACCCGTTCCTGGTCAGCCACCTCCGGTCCCCCAGGAAGATCTTTGGGATCTGTTGCACCATCTGGGTCCTCGTGTGGGTGGGGAGTATTCCCATCTACAGCTTCCACGGGAAGGTGGAAAAGTACACATGCTTCCACAACATGTCTGATGGCACCTGGAGTCCCCAGGTCTTCTTCCCCCTTGAGGTGTTCGGCTTCCTTCTTCCCCTGGGTGTCATGGGTTTCTGTTCCTCCAGGAGCATTCACATCCTGGTCTGCCGTCAGGGCCTCACCGAGGACTGGGTCCAGCAGAAGGCCTGCATCTGGACAATTGCAGCCAGCCTGGCTGTCTTCGTGGTCTCCTTTCTTCCGGTCCATTTGGGCTTCTTCTTGCAGTTCCTGGTACGGAATGGCTTTATTGTGGAGTGTAGAGCTAAGCAGAACATCAGCTTTTTCTTGCAATTGTCCATGTGTTTCTCCAACATCAACTGCTGCCTAGATGTCTTCTGCTACTATTTTGTCATCAAAGAATTCCGCACGGACATCATGGCCCACCGGCCTTCCAGGGTCCAGCTCGTCCGCCAGGATACCATGACCAGCAGGATCTAA
- the GPR55 gene encoding G-protein coupled receptor 55 isoform X1, with product MVTSVPGKNMSQQLNRSWSCSFSDVDELMKTVQLTVHIPTFLLGLLLNVLAIRGFSTFLKKRWPNYAATSIYMINLAVFDLLLVLSLPFKMAMSNVWAPHPSVCTFVECFYFVSMYGSVFTISFISLDRFLVIRYPFLVSHLRSPRKIFGICCTIWVLVWVGSIPIYSFHGKVEKYTCFHNMSDGTWSPQVFFPLEVFGFLLPLGVMGFCSSRSIHILVCRQGLTEDWVQQKACIWTIAASLAVFVVSFLPVHLGFFLQFLVRNGFIVECRAKQNISFFLQLSMCFSNINCCLDVFCYYFVIKEFRTDIMAHRPSRVQLVRQDTMTSRI from the coding sequence GAAAGAACATGAGTCAGCAACTAAACAGAAGCTGGAGCTGCTCCTTCAGCGATGTGGATGAGCTGATGAAGACGGTGCAGCTGACGGTCCACATCCCCACcttcctcctgggcctcctcCTCAACGTGCTGGCCATCCGAGGCTTTAGCACGTTCCTGAAGAAGAGGTGGCCAAATTATGCTGCCACTTCCATCTACATGATCAACCTGGCAGTCTTTGACCTGCTGCTGGTGCTGTCCCTTCCGTTCAAGATGGCGATGTCCAACGTATGGGCTCCCCATCCTTCCGTTTGTACCTTCGTGGAGTGCTTCTACTTCGTTAGCATGTACGGGAGTGTCTTCACTATCTCCTTCATTAGTCTGGATAGATTCTTGGTCATCCGGTACCCGTTCCTGGTCAGCCACCTCCGGTCCCCCAGGAAGATCTTTGGGATCTGTTGCACCATCTGGGTCCTCGTGTGGGTGGGGAGTATTCCCATCTACAGCTTCCACGGGAAGGTGGAAAAGTACACATGCTTCCACAACATGTCTGATGGCACCTGGAGTCCCCAGGTCTTCTTCCCCCTTGAGGTGTTCGGCTTCCTTCTTCCCCTGGGTGTCATGGGTTTCTGTTCCTCCAGGAGCATTCACATCCTGGTCTGCCGTCAGGGCCTCACCGAGGACTGGGTCCAGCAGAAGGCCTGCATCTGGACAATTGCAGCCAGCCTGGCTGTCTTCGTGGTCTCCTTTCTTCCGGTCCATTTGGGCTTCTTCTTGCAGTTCCTGGTACGGAATGGCTTTATTGTGGAGTGTAGAGCTAAGCAGAACATCAGCTTTTTCTTGCAATTGTCCATGTGTTTCTCCAACATCAACTGCTGCCTAGATGTCTTCTGCTACTATTTTGTCATCAAAGAATTCCGCACGGACATCATGGCCCACCGGCCTTCCAGGGTCCAGCTCGTCCGCCAGGATACCATGACCAGCAGGATCTAA